A window of the Flavobacterium sangjuense genome harbors these coding sequences:
- a CDS encoding efflux RND transporter permease subunit — MSLSTLSIKRPVFTIVINLTIILFGIIGYSYLGVREFPSIDPAQISVKTNYTGANADIIESQITEPLEKAINSIDGIRNITSSSNQGSSNITIEFKLEKNLEEAANDVRDKVSQAVRNLPQDIDAPPVVSKADADSDAIITMTIQSDTKNTLELSDYAENVIAERLQTIPGVSSVQIWGQKRYSMRIWIDPVKLSSYGVTVSDVRTALEKQNVELPSGKLTGANTELTVKTMGNLSDEKEFNNIIIVAEADKIVRLSDIGKAELGPENLETQLKSNGQPMVGLGIIPQPGTNYLDIAEQFYKQYDAFQKDLPKDIKLNVALDNTLFIKKSVVEVAETLLISIILVILIIYLFFRNWAIAFRPLIDIPVSLIATFFIMYLCGFSVNVLTLLAIVLATGLVVDDGIVVTENIFKKVEEGMTPIEAAIKGSNEIFFAVISISITLAAVFLPIIFLEGFVGRLFREFGVVIGAAVLISAFVSLTLTPMLNAYLMKGGEQKRTKFYTFTEPFFVNLNKGYASSLERFMQKKWLSFPIVIACIGLIILFFKIIPKETAPYDDRSLVVVGVTTPEGATYDYTDRFMQELSQLVDDSIPEKKIALVITSPGFFSSSVNSGRIRMALKNPEDRERSQKEVADAFTKWTKKYSQAKVTVSEQPTIAVNKRGGLPIQYIIQAPNFEKLREKIPQFIDEANQNETFSNVDVNLKFNKPEINVTIDRDKAESLGISVLDVAQTLQLSLSGQRFGYFMRNGKQYQVIGQFDKKDRDAPLDLTSMFVKNNKGELIQLDNVVRVDEQSNPPQLYHNNRYMSATVSAGLAPGKSISDGIDAMDEIKAKVLDDSFTTDLGGESRDFVESSSNTMFAFGLALLLIYLILSAQFESFIDPFIIILTVPMAVAGALFSLWLFGQTWNIFSQIGTVMLIGLVTKNGILIVEFANQLREQGLSKYDAIVQASEARLRPILMTSLAIALGALPIALSLGAASTSRIGMGVVIVGGTTFSLILTLFVIPSFYLMWSRAKKHRPEFDNIEALEK, encoded by the coding sequence ATGAGTTTATCCACTTTAAGCATCAAACGACCCGTTTTTACGATTGTCATCAATTTGACGATTATTCTTTTTGGAATCATTGGTTACAGTTATTTGGGCGTAAGAGAATTTCCTTCGATTGATCCGGCTCAAATTTCGGTGAAAACAAATTATACCGGTGCTAATGCTGATATTATTGAATCACAAATCACCGAACCCTTAGAAAAAGCAATTAATTCCATTGATGGAATTCGGAATATAACTTCCTCCAGTAATCAAGGTTCGAGTAATATTACCATCGAATTCAAGCTCGAAAAAAATCTGGAAGAAGCTGCCAATGATGTTCGTGATAAAGTATCACAAGCCGTTAGAAATTTGCCACAGGATATTGATGCACCACCAGTAGTTTCAAAAGCTGATGCCGATTCTGATGCGATTATTACAATGACAATTCAGAGCGATACCAAAAATACTTTAGAACTGAGTGATTATGCCGAAAATGTAATAGCCGAGCGTTTACAAACCATTCCGGGTGTGAGCAGCGTGCAAATTTGGGGACAGAAACGCTACTCAATGCGCATTTGGATTGATCCAGTAAAATTATCTTCTTATGGTGTGACCGTTTCAGATGTTAGAACAGCACTTGAAAAACAAAACGTAGAATTACCTTCGGGAAAGCTAACCGGTGCCAATACAGAATTGACGGTGAAAACCATGGGGAATCTTTCCGATGAAAAGGAATTCAACAATATCATTATCGTTGCTGAAGCTGATAAAATTGTCCGCCTGAGCGATATCGGTAAAGCCGAATTAGGTCCCGAAAATCTGGAAACCCAATTAAAATCAAACGGACAACCGATGGTAGGTTTGGGAATCATTCCACAGCCGGGAACGAATTACCTCGATATTGCCGAACAGTTTTACAAACAATACGACGCATTTCAAAAAGATTTACCCAAAGACATCAAACTGAATGTCGCTTTGGACAACACGCTTTTTATCAAAAAATCGGTAGTTGAAGTAGCTGAGACCTTATTGATATCCATTATATTGGTAATCCTGATAATTTACTTATTTTTTAGGAATTGGGCCATTGCTTTCCGCCCACTGATTGATATTCCGGTTTCACTTATCGCCACGTTTTTCATCATGTATTTGTGTGGTTTCTCCGTAAATGTATTGACACTTTTAGCCATTGTTTTGGCAACAGGATTAGTGGTCGATGACGGAATTGTAGTTACCGAAAACATCTTCAAAAAAGTCGAAGAAGGCATGACACCTATTGAAGCAGCTATCAAAGGTTCGAACGAAATTTTCTTTGCGGTAATTTCCATTTCCATCACATTGGCAGCCGTGTTTTTACCAATCATCTTTTTGGAAGGATTTGTTGGAAGATTATTTAGGGAATTTGGCGTCGTCATTGGTGCTGCTGTTTTAATATCGGCATTTGTATCTTTAACGCTTACGCCGATGTTAAATGCTTATTTAATGAAAGGCGGCGAACAAAAAAGAACAAAGTTCTACACCTTCACTGAACCATTTTTTGTAAACTTAAACAAAGGTTATGCAAGTTCTTTGGAGCGTTTTATGCAAAAAAAATGGTTAAGTTTTCCCATAGTGATTGCATGTATTGGGCTGATAATTTTATTTTTTAAAATCATTCCAAAAGAAACAGCTCCTTATGATGACCGAAGTTTGGTCGTTGTTGGTGTCACGACTCCCGAAGGTGCAACTTATGATTACACCGATAGATTTATGCAGGAGTTGTCACAGTTGGTTGATGATTCTATTCCGGAGAAAAAAATAGCATTGGTGATTACCTCTCCGGGATTTTTCTCCTCTTCGGTCAATAGCGGAAGAATTCGTATGGCCTTGAAAAATCCGGAAGATAGAGAGCGCTCTCAAAAAGAAGTTGCCGATGCTTTTACCAAATGGACCAAAAAATATTCGCAAGCCAAAGTCACCGTTTCCGAACAACCGACTATTGCCGTAAACAAACGTGGTGGTTTGCCAATTCAGTATATTATTCAGGCTCCAAATTTTGAAAAATTACGCGAAAAGATTCCCCAGTTTATTGACGAGGCGAATCAGAATGAAACGTTTTCCAATGTGGATGTGAATCTGAAATTCAACAAACCGGAAATCAATGTGACTATCGATAGAGATAAAGCAGAAAGTCTCGGCATTTCGGTTTTGGATGTAGCACAAACACTTCAGTTATCCTTGAGCGGACAGCGTTTTGGCTATTTCATGCGAAACGGAAAACAATATCAGGTCATCGGACAATTCGATAAAAAAGATCGTGACGCGCCATTAGATTTGACTTCGATGTTTGTCAAAAATAACAAAGGTGAATTAATTCAGTTAGACAATGTTGTCAGAGTAGACGAACAAAGTAATCCGCCGCAATTGTATCACAATAACAGGTATATGTCGGCTACCGTTTCTGCAGGTTTGGCTCCCGGAAAAAGTATCAGTGACGGAATTGACGCCATGGACGAAATCAAAGCCAAAGTGCTCGACGATAGTTTTACTACCGATTTGGGTGGCGAATCACGAGATTTTGTGGAAAGTAGTTCGAATACGATGTTTGCTTTTGGTTTGGCGTTGCTGTTGATTTATCTGATATTATCAGCACAATTTGAAAGTTTCATCGATCCGTTTATTATTATTTTAACAGTACCAATGGCAGTAGCCGGAGCGTTATTTTCGCTTTGGTTATTTGGTCAAACCTGGAATATTTTCAGCCAAATTGGAACGGTAATGCTTATTGGTCTCGTCACGAAGAACGGAATTCTGATAGTCGAATTTGCAAATCAATTACGAGAGCAGGGCTTATCAAAATATGATGCTATTGTTCAGGCTTCGGAAGCCAGACTTCGTCCAATATTGATGACGAGTTTAGCAATTGCTTTGGGAGCTTTACCGATTGCCTTGTCACTCGGAGCTGCTTCTACCAGCAGAATCGGAATGGGAGTTGTGATTGTTGGCGGAACAACTTTCTCGTTGATACTTACTCTTTTTGTGATTCCATCGTTTTACTTAATGTGGTCGCGAGCTAAGAAGCACCGACCTGAATTTGATAACATTGAAGCTTTAGAGAAATAG
- a CDS encoding efflux RND transporter periplasmic adaptor subunit: MKVKNIVIAILVIALGGMIVYRITKNKAENEKGNDKNGKKPPIGVSAVVVEPQEFSNTISLSGSIDANEQIEIRSEVSGIVETISFTEGSNVSKGQILFKVNDIELRAQLVQAKTKESLASENERRAKLLLQKEAISQEEYDIASADYRTTKAQTQLIQAQIGKTTVRAPFSGKIGLRSISPGTYVTPTTLIAKLVSTNPLKITFSIPEKYATEINKNSEITFTVPNVADKFTAKIYALEPAIEATTRTLQIRALTDNKNGKLLPGTFANIELPLKNIKDAIIIPTEAIVPIQDGKKVFIANNGKAKEVKVETLTRTDKDVVITSGLKIGDTVLTSGVMSLKDEDDIKVKTK; the protein is encoded by the coding sequence ATGAAAGTAAAAAATATTGTTATCGCTATTTTAGTCATTGCCCTTGGTGGGATGATTGTATACAGAATCACAAAAAACAAAGCCGAAAACGAAAAAGGCAACGATAAAAACGGAAAGAAACCTCCGATTGGTGTTAGTGCTGTTGTGGTTGAACCTCAGGAATTTTCGAATACCATTTCACTTTCGGGTTCTATTGATGCCAATGAACAGATTGAAATCAGAAGTGAGGTTTCAGGTATAGTTGAAACGATTTCTTTTACTGAAGGCAGCAATGTCAGTAAAGGACAAATCTTATTCAAAGTCAATGATATTGAACTCCGAGCACAATTAGTACAAGCCAAAACAAAAGAAAGTTTAGCTTCTGAAAACGAAAGAAGAGCCAAACTGTTATTACAAAAAGAAGCCATCAGTCAGGAAGAATATGATATTGCAAGTGCTGATTACAGAACTACAAAAGCACAAACCCAACTCATTCAGGCACAAATTGGCAAAACTACGGTCAGAGCTCCATTCTCGGGAAAGATTGGTTTGCGAAGCATTTCTCCCGGAACTTATGTAACTCCAACCACATTGATTGCCAAATTAGTCAGCACTAATCCATTAAAAATTACTTTCTCCATACCTGAAAAATACGCTACCGAAATCAACAAAAACAGCGAAATCACTTTTACAGTTCCAAACGTAGCTGATAAATTCACAGCCAAAATCTACGCTTTAGAACCGGCGATTGAAGCTACTACAAGAACATTACAAATAAGAGCGTTAACGGATAACAAAAACGGAAAACTACTTCCGGGAACTTTTGCTAACATAGAATTGCCCTTGAAAAACATCAAAGATGCTATCATTATTCCAACCGAAGCGATTGTACCTATTCAGGACGGGAAAAAAGTATTTATTGCCAACAATGGTAAAGCCAAAGAAGTAAAAGTAGAAACCTTAACCAGAACCGATAAAGACGTTGTTATTACTTCCGGATTAAAAATTGGCGATACGGTTTTGACTTCAGGAGTGATGTCGTTAAAGGATGAAGACGATATTAAAGTAAAAACTAAATAA
- a CDS encoding patatin-like phospholipase family protein produces the protein MRALVISGGGSKGAFGGGVAQYLLQEKGCKYDILIGSSTGSLLIPHLALGEVDKIHRIYTNVDMGKIFDINPFVVKHKNDVDVVTINHFNVLLQFLKRKRTFGESYKLRKYIRRSFTLKEFTQLKASGCDIVVTVTNLSKNEVEYKSIKDFEYSEFCDWIWISCNYIPFMSLAKKDNYEYGDGGFSSLVPIREAINRGASEIDVVILETEVQISPKNIGKNPFSLMIDLFQILLNQVEKHDITIGKLAANNKDVKLNLYYTPTTLTDNALIFDKRKMKQWWKQGFEYAKNKSELMSDNLQ, from the coding sequence ATGAGAGCATTAGTAATTTCCGGTGGTGGCAGTAAAGGCGCTTTTGGAGGCGGCGTTGCGCAGTATTTGCTTCAGGAAAAAGGTTGCAAATATGATATTCTTATCGGAAGTTCAACCGGAAGTTTGCTGATTCCACATTTGGCTTTGGGCGAAGTTGACAAGATTCATCGGATTTACACTAATGTTGACATGGGCAAAATTTTTGATATTAATCCTTTTGTTGTTAAGCATAAGAATGATGTTGATGTGGTTACGATAAACCATTTTAATGTGCTGTTGCAATTTTTGAAAAGGAAAAGGACTTTTGGCGAAAGCTATAAACTGCGAAAATATATCAGAAGGAGTTTCACTTTAAAGGAGTTTACCCAGCTAAAAGCTTCGGGTTGTGATATAGTGGTTACGGTTACCAATTTGTCTAAAAACGAGGTCGAATATAAGTCGATTAAAGATTTTGAATACAGTGAATTTTGCGACTGGATTTGGATTTCCTGCAATTATATTCCGTTTATGAGTTTGGCTAAAAAGGACAATTACGAATATGGAGATGGTGGATTTTCGAGTTTGGTGCCCATAAGGGAAGCTATTAATCGTGGTGCTTCTGAGATTGATGTAGTGATATTAGAAACCGAAGTGCAGATTTCTCCCAAAAACATTGGCAAAAATCCATTTTCATTGATGATTGATTTATTTCAGATACTCTTAAATCAGGTGGAAAAGCATGATATTACGATTGGGAAATTGGCCGCAAACAACAAAGATGTCAAACTCAATTTATACTATACACCAACGACGCTGACCGATAATGCTTTGATTTTTGATAAACGTAAAATGAAGCAATGGTGGAAACAAGGCTTTGAATATGCTAAAAACAAAAGCGAATTAATGAGTGATAATTTGCAGTGA
- a CDS encoding sensor histidine kinase: MIEPKIPLNEARRLRILEEYQILDSGQEDEYDDITKLASEICESPISTISLIDTNRQWFKSAHGLSDTETPRALSFCAHAINDVDMFVVEDARKDIRFHDSPLVTGDPNIVFYAGVPLIDKDGYALGTLCVIDSKTKKLNAFQEKALRTLSHQVLKLIELKKANFKLTTKNNLLKESYTELERFAQVVSHDIKSPLNNILGLTDLLKDEHCQIKNPEAKLYIDLVKESSEKLKDYIDATLRAYKNKTLLSDEKEFFHLNTVLKGCIQLLNPLNEFEINLPENLEIFNYKGIFEQIFLNLISNSIKYNDKPKVIIDISVLTEEGYYTIIVKDNGIGIEEDQLENIFGMFVILDKIDRFNNKGTGIGLSTVKSLVERADGKITVKSTVDVGTKFILKFKA; the protein is encoded by the coding sequence ATGATAGAGCCAAAAATACCACTCAACGAGGCACGTCGTTTAAGAATATTAGAAGAATATCAAATTTTAGATAGCGGACAGGAAGACGAATATGATGACATTACAAAGTTGGCTTCCGAAATATGTGAAAGTCCAATATCTACCATTTCCCTTATAGATACAAACCGACAATGGTTTAAATCGGCACATGGTTTATCGGATACTGAAACACCAAGAGCTTTGTCCTTTTGTGCCCATGCCATAAACGACGTTGATATGTTTGTCGTAGAAGATGCCCGAAAAGACATTCGTTTTCATGATTCACCACTAGTAACCGGAGATCCAAATATTGTATTTTATGCCGGAGTTCCACTGATTGATAAAGACGGTTATGCTTTAGGGACACTTTGTGTAATTGATAGTAAAACCAAAAAACTAAATGCGTTTCAGGAAAAAGCATTAAGAACACTTAGCCATCAGGTGCTAAAACTGATTGAACTTAAAAAAGCTAATTTTAAATTAACTACCAAAAACAATCTTTTAAAGGAAAGCTATACCGAATTAGAACGCTTTGCCCAGGTAGTTTCGCATGATATAAAATCGCCATTAAATAATATTTTAGGGCTTACCGATTTGCTAAAGGATGAACATTGTCAAATAAAGAATCCTGAGGCAAAATTGTATATTGATCTAGTAAAGGAATCTTCAGAAAAACTGAAAGATTATATAGATGCAACGCTTAGAGCCTATAAAAACAAAACCTTGTTATCGGATGAAAAGGAATTTTTCCATTTGAATACTGTTTTGAAAGGCTGCATCCAATTGTTGAACCCGCTAAACGAATTTGAAATTAATCTTCCTGAGAACCTTGAGATTTTTAATTACAAAGGGATTTTTGAACAAATTTTTTTAAACCTAATCAGCAACTCCATAAAATACAATGATAAACCAAAAGTAATTATTGACATCAGCGTTTTAACCGAAGAAGGTTATTACACCATTATTGTAAAAGACAATGGGATTGGCATTGAAGAAGACCAACTGGAAAATATTTTTGGAATGTTTGTGATATTAGATAAAATTGATAGATTCAATAACAAAGGAACCGGTATTGGGCTTTCGACAGTCAAAAGTTTAGTAGAACGTGCCGATGGAAAAATTACCGTAAAATCTACTGTTGACGTGGGAACTAAGTTTATCTTGAAATTTAAAGCCTAA
- a CDS encoding M1 family metallopeptidase has translation MRHLFFLLFTVFTFAQQTQKVDFKTAYGNISINPIEKKVSGSVRYVFEVKHAIDTIKIDAQKMVITNVRINNKAVKFTNTGKTLNLFEGFKTGKNTVAFSYEATPRQTLYFNGDFTCESCSNQQVWTQGQGKYTSHWFPSFDDVNEKVIFNLNISFDKKYQVLSNGVLLDELPNKNEMIWKYEMKSPMSSYLLAVAIGDFRHQVIASKSGIPLQMFIQPKDTAKFEATYRHSKQIFDYLETEIGVKYPWQIYKQIPVEDFLYAGMENTSATIFAQDYVVDAVGFNDRNYVNVNAHELAHQWFGDLVTAKSGKHHWLQEGFATYYALLAERQVFGDDYFYHQLYRTSLQLRNAARTDTIPVMNEKASSFSFYQKGAWALHLIRETIGPKLFQKAVINYLKKYQYQSAETDDFLAEVRKVSDFDTETFKKVWLEDYRFRSDEANALLKKNEFIRTLFETQKMRLRPFVENKERFAALLQSNVFYPVKTEILYQLKDLPFEDKKELLLLALQTNDVKVRQSVAEFTDEIPLEFKANYESLLNDASYDTREIAFMNLWKNFPENRTIYLAKAQNWIGGNDKSLRSLFLTFSIENQSPEKEKYYNELVDYTSPKYESSVRQNAIINALAINENDPVVLKNLVNATTHYKWQFTKFARDKIRDLLVGGAKPQFQMIYHTLTEKEKAQLDKLLEEKK, from the coding sequence ATGCGACATTTATTTTTTCTTCTTTTTACCGTTTTCACTTTTGCACAACAAACCCAAAAAGTAGATTTTAAAACTGCTTATGGGAATATTTCGATTAACCCAATTGAGAAGAAAGTTTCGGGTTCAGTCCGTTATGTTTTTGAAGTAAAACATGCTATCGACACCATTAAAATTGATGCGCAGAAAATGGTTATAACCAATGTTAGAATTAACAATAAAGCTGTAAAATTCACCAATACAGGAAAAACTCTAAATCTTTTTGAAGGCTTTAAAACAGGCAAAAACACAGTTGCTTTTAGCTACGAAGCCACTCCAAGACAAACCCTATATTTTAATGGCGATTTTACTTGTGAAAGCTGTAGCAATCAGCAAGTGTGGACACAAGGTCAGGGGAAATATACCAGTCATTGGTTTCCGAGTTTTGATGATGTGAATGAAAAAGTGATTTTTAATCTGAACATTAGTTTTGATAAAAAATATCAGGTTTTATCGAATGGCGTTTTGCTCGATGAATTGCCAAATAAAAATGAAATGATTTGGAAGTATGAAATGAAAAGCCCAATGAGTTCTTATTTATTGGCTGTTGCCATTGGCGATTTTAGGCATCAGGTTATCGCTTCTAAATCGGGAATTCCGTTGCAAATGTTTATCCAGCCTAAAGACACAGCCAAATTTGAAGCAACGTATCGCCATTCAAAACAAATCTTTGATTATCTGGAAACTGAAATAGGAGTGAAGTATCCTTGGCAAATCTACAAGCAGATTCCGGTGGAAGATTTCCTTTATGCCGGAATGGAAAATACGTCGGCGACTATTTTCGCGCAGGATTATGTGGTGGACGCTGTTGGTTTTAACGATAGAAATTATGTCAATGTCAATGCGCATGAATTGGCGCATCAATGGTTTGGCGATTTGGTTACCGCAAAATCAGGTAAGCATCATTGGTTGCAGGAAGGTTTTGCAACCTATTATGCTTTGTTGGCGGAGCGACAGGTTTTTGGTGATGATTATTTTTACCATCAATTATACAGAACCTCGTTGCAACTCCGAAATGCCGCAAGAACTGATACGATTCCGGTGATGAATGAAAAAGCGAGTTCCTTTTCATTTTATCAAAAAGGAGCTTGGGCATTGCACTTAATACGAGAAACTATCGGGCCAAAATTGTTTCAGAAAGCGGTAATCAATTATTTGAAAAAGTACCAATATCAAAGTGCTGAGACTGATGATTTCCTTGCAGAAGTTAGAAAAGTATCCGATTTTGATACGGAAACATTTAAGAAAGTCTGGCTAGAAGATTATCGTTTTCGAAGTGATGAAGCCAATGCATTGCTGAAGAAAAACGAATTCATACGGACACTTTTTGAAACCCAAAAAATGCGTTTAAGACCATTTGTTGAGAATAAAGAAAGATTTGCGGCATTGCTGCAATCGAATGTTTTTTATCCTGTAAAAACGGAGATTTTATATCAGCTAAAAGACCTCCCGTTTGAAGATAAAAAAGAATTACTGCTTTTGGCATTGCAGACAAATGATGTCAAAGTGCGGCAATCTGTGGCTGAGTTTACCGATGAAATTCCGTTAGAGTTCAAAGCTAATTATGAAAGCTTGTTGAATGATGCTTCTTATGACACCAGGGAAATTGCGTTTATGAATCTGTGGAAAAATTTTCCGGAAAACCGAACCATTTATTTGGCGAAAGCCCAAAATTGGATTGGCGGAAATGATAAAAGTCTGCGCTCCTTATTTTTGACTTTTTCCATCGAAAATCAAAGTCCGGAAAAAGAAAAGTATTACAATGAGTTGGTTGATTATACTTCGCCAAAGTATGAAAGTTCCGTTCGCCAAAATGCGATTATCAATGCGTTGGCCATAAATGAAAATGATCCTGTGGTTTTGAAAAATTTGGTTAATGCAACGACACATTACAAATGGCAGTTCACAAAATTTGCCCGTGATAAAATCCGAGATTTGTTGGTTGGTGGCGCTAAGCCTCAATTTCAAATGATATATCATACGCTAACTGAAAAGGAAAAAGCACAATTGGACAAACTTTTAGAAGAAAAGAAATGA
- the recG gene encoding ATP-dependent DNA helicase RecG: MSNSLLQTPIEYLKGVGPQRGELLRKELGIHRYEDLVNFYPNRYIDRTRYYKINELQKNDSEVQIIGKIIHIKTVEFGKAKKRLVATFVDETGEIELTWFQGHKWIRDSLKLNVPYVIFGKVASFGNTFNMAHPEMELLAEHEQSLRSAMQPVYPSTETLTNRGISNRVVNKMMQQLFVETQAKFIETLPAYLLDELKLIPKNAALFNIHFPKSQELLSKAQFRLKFEELFFIQLQLITKNLVRKHKIKGHPFTVVGENFNNFFQNHLPFELTNAQKKVLKEIRNDMGTNAQMNRLLQGDVGSGKTIVALMAMLIALDNGFQSCLMAPTEILANQHFNGLTELAKGLNINIKILTGSTKTADRKIIHEELENGSLHILIGTHALLEDKVQFHNLGLAIIDEQHRFGVEQRSKLWQKNDIPPHILVMTATPIPRTLAMSLYGDLDISVIDELPPGRKPIQTVHRYDSNRLKVWKFIKDEIAKGRQIYIVYPLIQESETMDYKDLMDGYESISRDFPLPQYSISIVHGKMKPADKDAEMKRFAEGKTNIMVATTVIEVGVNIPNASVMIIESAERFGLSQLHQLRGRVGRGAEQSYCILMTSFKLSSDSKVRLETMCQTNDGFEIAEVDLKLRGPGDIMGKQQSGVLQLQIADLVKDRDILMVARNEALKLLKKDPSMTLPEHQTLRTVFIELSKKKNIWNYIS, translated from the coding sequence ATGTCAAACTCGCTTCTGCAAACTCCTATCGAATACCTTAAAGGCGTTGGACCTCAACGTGGTGAGTTGCTGCGTAAGGAATTGGGCATTCATCGTTATGAGGATTTGGTCAATTTTTATCCAAACCGCTACATTGACAGAACACGTTATTATAAGATTAATGAACTCCAAAAAAACGATAGCGAAGTTCAAATCATTGGCAAAATCATTCACATAAAAACAGTTGAATTTGGTAAAGCCAAAAAGCGATTGGTTGCCACTTTCGTGGATGAAACCGGTGAAATTGAACTCACCTGGTTTCAAGGCCATAAATGGATTCGCGACAGTTTGAAACTCAATGTTCCGTATGTTATTTTTGGAAAAGTAGCTTCGTTTGGAAACACTTTCAATATGGCGCATCCCGAAATGGAATTGCTTGCCGAACACGAACAAAGCCTGCGTTCGGCTATGCAGCCAGTGTATCCATCAACGGAAACCCTTACTAATCGTGGTATTTCCAATCGGGTTGTCAATAAAATGATGCAGCAATTATTTGTGGAAACACAAGCCAAGTTTATTGAAACTTTACCTGCTTATCTTTTGGATGAATTAAAATTGATTCCGAAAAATGCGGCGCTGTTTAACATCCATTTTCCAAAAAGCCAGGAACTATTGTCCAAAGCGCAATTCCGCTTGAAGTTTGAAGAGTTATTTTTTATTCAATTGCAACTGATTACCAAAAATCTGGTTCGGAAGCATAAAATCAAGGGGCATCCGTTTACTGTTGTCGGTGAAAATTTTAATAATTTCTTCCAAAATCATTTGCCTTTCGAACTGACGAATGCGCAAAAAAAAGTACTCAAGGAAATCCGAAACGATATGGGCACCAATGCCCAAATGAATCGACTTTTGCAAGGCGATGTTGGTTCGGGAAAAACAATTGTGGCGTTGATGGCGATGCTTATTGCATTAGACAATGGCTTTCAAAGTTGCCTAATGGCACCAACAGAAATTCTGGCAAATCAGCATTTTAATGGTTTAACCGAATTGGCTAAAGGATTAAATATCAATATAAAAATACTGACTGGCTCAACAAAAACTGCCGATAGAAAAATCATCCATGAAGAGTTAGAAAATGGAAGTCTGCACATTCTTATTGGCACACACGCTTTGCTCGAAGACAAAGTGCAGTTTCATAATTTGGGTTTAGCCATCATTGACGAGCAACATCGATTTGGTGTAGAGCAACGTTCCAAACTTTGGCAAAAAAATGATATTCCGCCACATATTTTGGTGATGACTGCTACGCCTATTCCACGAACTTTGGCGATGAGTTTGTATGGCGATTTAGATATTTCTGTGATTGACGAATTGCCGCCGGGAAGAAAACCAATTCAAACGGTTCATCGTTACGACAGCAACCGATTAAAAGTTTGGAAATTTATCAAAGATGAAATTGCCAAAGGCAGACAAATCTATATTGTTTACCCGCTGATTCAGGAAAGTGAAACCATGGATTACAAGGATTTGATGGATGGTTACGAGAGTATCTCGAGAGATTTTCCGTTACCTCAATACAGCATTTCTATCGTTCACGGTAAAATGAAACCCGCCGATAAAGATGCCGAAATGAAACGATTTGCCGAAGGAAAAACCAATATAATGGTAGCGACAACCGTGATTGAAGTTGGTGTAAATATCCCAAATGCGAGTGTAATGATTATTGAAAGTGCCGAACGTTTTGGCTTGTCACAATTACACCAATTGCGCGGCCGTGTTGGTCGTGGTGCCGAACAGAGCTATTGCATATTGATGACATCCTTTAAATTGTCGAGTGATAGTAAAGTCCGATTGGAAACCATGTGTCAAACGAATGACGGTTTCGAAATTGCAGAAGTTGATTTGAAACTTCGTGGTCCTGGCGATATTATGGGCAAACAGCAAAGCGGCGTTTTGCAACTTCAAATTGCTGATTTGGTAAAAGACAGAGATATTTTGATGGTTGCCCGAAATGAAGCTTTGAAACTTTTGAAAAAAGATCCATCAATGACTTTGCCCGAACATCAGACGCTTAGAACTGTATTTATTGAACTTTCCAAAAAGAAAAATATCTGGAATTACATCAGTTAA
- a CDS encoding helix-turn-helix transcriptional regulator, with amino-acid sequence MTNNLKVLRAIKNISQEELAKQISVSRQTINAMEKGKYVPSTVLALKLARYFEKPVEEIFSLETED; translated from the coding sequence ATGACGAATAATCTTAAAGTTTTGAGAGCTATTAAAAATATTTCTCAGGAAGAATTAGCCAAACAAATCAGCGTCAGCCGACAAACCATAAACGCTATGGAAAAAGGAAAATATGTTCCCTCAACCGTATTGGCTTTAAAGTTGGCGCGGTATTTTGAAAAACCGGTGGAGGAAATTTTTAGTCTGGAAACTGAAGATTAG